CCGAGTGGAAGTAAAAGTGTAAAAAGCGGTAGCAATAACATGCGGCCGTGCATAAAATCGCCACCTACCCGCATGATGTATAGAAAATGAATAGTGGCACAGGCGATCACCAAGGCGATAATGACACGGTGTTTTTTCGTAGTCACAAGCGGTGGGATCGTGAATACAGCAAGCACAATTACGATAATCGCTGCGATCCACATGGCGTACGGCTGGCTGAAATCAGCCAGGTACTTCCATCCGTTCGCCCATTGCGATCCTGATGCTGACTTTGCGACGGCGGTATGTGGCACCAACAGTCCGTAGTAGCCCATGCGAAAGATTTGGTAACTCAGCGGAACAGGGATCGCTACGAGGAGAATTTTCCACCAGCTTTTCCGCTCAAAGGCTAGGAGAATAATCCCGGCCAGACCACCGTAAAGCGCAAGTTCGGGGCGCACCAACCAACTCATTCCAGACCAAAACGCAAGCAAATAAACCCAGCGCAGTTTGTCGGAGCGCGCCCACATCACCAAAAGCAACCATTGAACCGCGATCCATAGAATGGACAGTCCCCATTCCAAACCAGAGGTGGCGAAATCACGGGCCGGCGGCAGCGCGATATATATAATCCCGCCGAACGGAATGAGCGCCACTGCAGAAGATCCGCGATGTAGTTGCGCGGTAGCGTAGGTTGCAATAAATAGCGCGAGAGTGGTGAAAATCAGGGCGGCCCACATGGCAATGGTTTCCAGCCGGGCGTCGCTCACCAACGCGCCGAGGTAAATGATGTATTGCCACAGGGTGGAGGTATTCGCCTCAACTCGTTCGCCGGCGTTGAAAACTGGCCCATTTCCAGCCAGAAGATTACGCACTGTCCGCAACACTATAAGCCCGTCATCACTTATCCATTTACGCTGCCACCCGCCATAGAAGGCCAGGGCAGCAACCATGATTGCGGAGAGCAATCCTGTGACGGACGTGAGCGAACGGGCGTTTGTCATAGCTAGCCATATTAGCAAGCCATTAGGTTTAGTTAATACCGCCTATGCCGTAACGATCGGCACTACGTAAACCGCGATTGTGATACAGGCAAGCCACGCAAGGGCTAGGACTTGAAGAGTTCGATCGGTTAGCGCGAGTTCGTCTGGTGCGCCACCTGCACCCCGATCAACATCGGCCGCATATCGCAGAATCGCCACGGTAAATGGCACCATCGACACCTGGTACCAGACGGCAGTGGTGCTGTCAGATACCCGAGCCATCTCAAAGCCCCATAGGGCATAGGAAATTACGACGGCAGTCGCTGCCAAGGTCCAGACGAAACGCAAATAGGTTGGGGTATACCCTTCCAGCGACTTACGAATCTTTGCACCGGAACTTTGCGCCAACAGAATCTCGGCGTAGCGTTTGCCGGAAGCCATAAACAACGAGCCGAATGCTGCGACCAGTAAGAACCATTGTGAAAGGCCGATTCCAGCGGCAACACCGCCAGCCATGGCGCGCAGCATAAAACCGGAACTGACCAGAGCAATATCTATTACTGGCTGATGTTTCCAGCCGAAGCAGTAACCCAGCTGTAACGCAATATAAACTGCCATAACAATCGCCAGACCATGCCCCGACGATGCCACGTAGCTAACCCCTATTGAGGCGACGATGAGCAGCACCGCCATGACATAAGCCAATGTCACGGGCAACACGCCAGCAGCGATTGGACGGAATCGTTTAGTGGGGTGAGCGCGATCTGCTTCCACATCGCGGGCGTCGTTAATCAGGTAGATTGACGACGCCGCCATGCAGAACACTGCAAAAGCAATCGCGATGTCGATCAACGTTTGGGCGTCGAAAAGCGCCTCGGCGCCAGCTGCAAGCGGGGCAGCTAGCACCAAAACATTCTTGACCCACTGCTTTGGCCGTAGCGCCTTGATTATCCCGTCAAAGAGATTCTTCGGGGGCTTTTTGCCGCTGGCCTCGTGTTGTTGTTCTTCAACAATGCCTTCGGTGTGCGGCTCGGAACCGATGATGCTAGATGAGTCAGTCACTACTTTCCTTTCCTCCACCGTGCGGGTAGCTTATTCGAAGCATTAGCGACAGCCTCCGCCGTCGCGGCACCCACGAGTGCACCAGCAAGCACGTCCGTGGGATAGTGAACACCTAGCACCATACGGGAAAGCATCATCACTGGCACACCAATCAGGGGCAACGGGTTACGCGTAATCTTTGCAAGGCTCACCAGCGCCGCCGTGGTTGATGTTGCATGTGAGCTCGGGAAACTCAGCTTGCTCGGTGTGCCTACTCCTACCGCAATGCGCGGATCGTGGGGGCGTTTACGCCGCACGATTCGCTTGACGACGACACTGATCGCGTGACTTAAAAGCGCAGCGACAATCAATTTCAGCCACTGGCACCGCCGGTTTTTATCTATCAATGCCCCCAGTGCACCAAGCCCAATCCAGCCCAGTGCATGCTCACCAAAGTGACTAAGAGCTCGGGCACCGCTAAGAATCCCTGGTTGTGCAAGTTTTCGTTGCACGGCAACAAGAATGTCTGATTCAGTCATGCCAAGTTACGCCTTTTCACCCAATTCTGGTTCGAAAATTTCGGCCCATGCTTCTCTACTCACCAAACGTGGATGGGCAGCGCGATAATCTTCCCGCAGCTGATCGAAGCGCTCCGTCAGCTGCTTGTGCAGCGCGCGAGTTTGTCGGAACAAATCCTTAGCTTTCTCCAGATCCCGCTTCCGATACACAACTCCCCGACCGTCTGCGGTGGTTACCGTAGCACCGTCGACCCGTGAAAGTGAGAACCAGCGTGCTTCAATGGGGGCAAAGTTCGCTTGTGGCACTTCATAGTGTGCGGGATCAGCTGGGCG
The nucleotide sequence above comes from Corynebacterium mustelae. Encoded proteins:
- the zomB gene encoding flagellar motor control protein ZomB, which codes for MTNARSLTSVTGLLSAIMVAALAFYGGWQRKWISDDGLIVLRTVRNLLAGNGPVFNAGERVEANTSTLWQYIIYLGALVSDARLETIAMWAALIFTTLALFIATYATAQLHRGSSAVALIPFGGIIYIALPPARDFATSGLEWGLSILWIAVQWLLLVMWARSDKLRWVYLLAFWSGMSWLVRPELALYGGLAGIILLAFERKSWWKILLVAIPVPLSYQIFRMGYYGLLVPHTAVAKSASGSQWANGWKYLADFSQPYAMWIAAIIVIVLAVFTIPPLVTTKKHRVIIALVIACATIHFLYIMRVGGDFMHGRMLLLPLFTLLLPLGVVAINRNFMVSVVTGILVVCGMGWATAAVIGGHPYQLPEEGQELDIVDERTFWQLASYRDTPTYFAEDFQTARNMNHFVEKVAVGREMNAGQLLQIRLNKEPLVLSWEPVPRSAETGDLSTMPMSLTMINLGMTSMNAPLDVRVLDNMGLANPLAGRQPRMPDARVGHDKNLPLEWQLADSAVAIEDLPEWVDADYVERARQILYTPEYQRLFESYRGPMTAERFFKNIVYSFTEGRSLQFTEDPYAYDQALPVTNPQPINWPREIALDPPRG
- a CDS encoding decaprenyl-phosphate phosphoribosyltransferase; its protein translation is MTDSSSIIGSEPHTEGIVEEQQHEASGKKPPKNLFDGIIKALRPKQWVKNVLVLAAPLAAGAEALFDAQTLIDIAIAFAVFCMAASSIYLINDARDVEADRAHPTKRFRPIAAGVLPVTLAYVMAVLLIVASIGVSYVASSGHGLAIVMAVYIALQLGYCFGWKHQPVIDIALVSSGFMLRAMAGGVAAGIGLSQWFLLVAAFGSLFMASGKRYAEILLAQSSGAKIRKSLEGYTPTYLRFVWTLAATAVVISYALWGFEMARVSDSTTAVWYQVSMVPFTVAILRYAADVDRGAGGAPDELALTDRTLQVLALAWLACITIAVYVVPIVTA
- a CDS encoding phosphatase PAP2 family protein, with the translated sequence MTESDILVAVQRKLAQPGILSGARALSHFGEHALGWIGLGALGALIDKNRRCQWLKLIVAALLSHAISVVVKRIVRRKRPHDPRIAVGVGTPSKLSFPSSHATSTTAALVSLAKITRNPLPLIGVPVMMLSRMVLGVHYPTDVLAGALVGAATAEAVANASNKLPARWRKGK